GGTTTTTATCTTTTGACATtaagaggggggtgcaccgttcctggaggtactgcaataccaggtcgatgcgtggagtggacggagcaagcccctattccatctccctgttccaaaaatcaatttaatatatggtccccggataggggacgtatcagatattaaactgataagaacagatactacacttgatcttagccaaaaggccgagaagcgatacCGTGTAATAGTCTCTGTAAAGGAGTCATCCTCTACAGTATCACTGTCACTCACGGTTTAAGATAATGGAGATTTATTTAAACCAATCAAAAGACGCGCAATTAGCACAGCATAAAAGCTTTGATACTTTTAGACTGGTATGTAAAGTAAAGCACAAAGAAAAGCATATTTTGACTTTACAAGATACTACGACAGTGAATGTTATTTCTGGTCACGTGGTGAGCCACAGTCCAATAAGCGATCAGTCACGCTAACACGGACTTTATACATTTAATAACAGcaaatctctttatttattcGGGTAAGATATACGACCACGATTTATTCTAACTATTTGTGATAATAAGATCATGTACATATGTGGCGATAATGGTTTAATTTAACTTTTCGGGCGATGCCGTTACAAAAAAGTGAGCTCTGTCTCCCCCTGGTGAAGAATTAGATAACTGCACTCCGCTCAAAAGtggtttaatttacattttactcaGCACACGTTTGTAATTCTTATTGCAATAGTGAGAACACACGAGAATCTGAGAAAATGTGAACAGTGAActaatatatatgaataaaccGGGTTGCTGTTTAGTGCAATGAAACTATCGATGTGGTCAGACTGTGCGTCGAGTTAGCAGCACAACTGTTTCAACTTCCGGcatatttgtgtaaaaaaataattgtgttcttttttcattcatctCGCCCCCTGGCTCATTTTAGCAAGTTTGCTAAGGGGGGGGGGCGggataaatgaaaaatgaacaaaattaaGCACCGCCTTAATTTAACGACGCCTCTCCTGTCGCCACTTCATTTTTCAGACGCAAACCTCACATTGAggggttaaataaaaaaaataaaaaataaaataaaataaaaatatatatagcatacatatataaattaaatagaaTACTTTAGTGCGttacaaccatagactgtatgaaagAAAGTTACAACAGAACACGATGCTTTTATTAGTTAAGTTTTTGCTTGCGCCTTTATTCTATAGAAGTGGGACCGGAAGTTGTGTTGTTTAACAACCTGGTTAACTTGTCTTCCGGCAGCAACCATGGACGACTATCAGGCAGAAGAGGAGGTAGGTCTCATGCTTTAAACTACCATTTGCATGTATTTTTATCATCTAGAAATAACCCTCTGATATTGTCACTAAATGCCAGCTCAAAAAGTATTTCTCAGGCGGTAACTGTCAGATCATCGGTTTGTTCAAACGTAGATTTGCAAGGCCCGGCTATATTTTTCGTTCATTAACAACACACTGCTCTGTATTTCAGACTGCTTTCGTCGTCGAAGAAGTGAGCAAGATTATAAAAGAGGTAAGAAAAACAGTGTTAACACCTTTCGTTTTctccatagactgtaaaaaagaaGGTTTTCTCCACAAAGTTCAGGTTAAGCGGTAGCAACGTTGTGTTTAGCGACCCGTAGGTTGCTATGGACACTAAACGGTTGCTAAGCAGCGTCCCTATCTGTGCCGAACGTTACAGATCATACTACAGGATAGCTGTAGTTTATATACATTAACCTTTTAATCATTAAGTTGTATGATCTGTTACTGATGATAAAGTCGTGGATGTCTAACTAATTTTAAGGCTGTTATTAGACATGATGACAGTGTGTTGATCTTGGTTTAAATTGTCTCTGTAGTCAGTAGAAGCAGCAATAGGAGGAAATGCCTACCAGCACAGCAGAGTCAATCAGTGGACCACCAGTGTAGTGGAGCAGTGCCTCAGTCAACTCAGCAAGCTGGGAAAGCCTTTCAAATACATTGGTATGTGTGCTTAATGCCTTAGATATCATCTGATGATGGTTCTTGTGCTCTGGAGTTGGTATTATAAaactttgtttattttgtgtgtgttttcccacAGTTACCTGTGTCATCATGCAGAAAAATGGGGCAGGACTGCAAACAGCCAGCACATGCTTCTGGGACAACTCCACTGATGGTAAAAAATTAAACCCCTGCAgtttttaacctttacatactgttcgtATTCTGACCCTTCACAGTGTCTCCTAATTAGTCTTCATATCAAATTCCTGAAATTCAAATTGAGATCTGTCATTAAAAATGAGTGATGAATCCTTAaagaagctttcagagagcagagaggagtttattctttagtttttatgttattttgctCAGTTTGTATATGGAGAAAAACACTTACAATCCCACTAAGTAATGGTCCTGTATTAATGAAAATGGGAGacaatattgattttaatgaatgTTATTGAATGTGAATGATGCAACAccatttttgaaatatttgaatTGTAGTAAATAATACCCagaacataaatgtgtatcagctgcacaaaaccgttgttgtatattctgggtcactttAGGACAAGTCATAACATTTAAGGCTAAAATATAGATATAAGATGTTGttactgctctcaaatgtaaaaataggttAATTTTGACCTgcacagtatgtaagggttaaaatgatcaaaataagTTGTAAGTGTGGTTTATCAGAGTTGGTTTTTCTACTTATGTTTGAATGAAAAGTTCttcaaacagataaaacagagcagagattTGTGGTAATTTCATTTACAGAGGAGGTCCTGAACAAGTCCCAAAATCAgtataattaaaaatgaatggcCAATGTGCTCTTAAGCAAGGTGCCTGTCAACCTTTTGATTGGTCTGTTGTCACTGACTTCAAATGTGAGGGTAACACTATATTCATTGTTTATTAAACCCAACAGGAAGCTGCGCAGTGAGATGGGAGAACAAGTCCATGTACTGCATCGTCAGTGTTTTTGGATTGTCGATCTGAAGCTACAATGTACATGTTTGTATATTGCTTGAAATGAGCAggattttgtatatttttgagaATCTGAATGTTACGTTTTGGCCATGTTGGctatatttgaataaaaatgttgtgtCATATGTTAAGTGCAATTAATGAAAACAATACTATGCTGTATATACTTTGCTTTATTTACAAGTGACATGACGGAGTGCTACATGTACAGCTTTTCATCTCATGAAGCAACAGATATCGCAACAACTTCCAACATATCAGGACCCACAACAACCCCATCTAACCGCCTTAAACCAACAAAAACTACATTCACACTGAAAGAATCAAACATGTACATATATTGTATGTCAAAGCATTTACAAATTAGAGACAGCAGCCCATTTAGAAGAAAACAGTGATGTAAAGACAAGGCACCATCTTGTTAAGAATACATGTAGTGATATTAATTGTCaagaacaaaaatacatttgttttggcCATTTTTGTCCATAAGCTCCGGTTTTATAAAACAGAGGAAGGGGCAGCATATGTCCCATTTTAGGCATATAGAAACGTGTATTGGAGAAAGAACAGATGACTTAAAATAATATCGAAGTAAGAAATGTTTAATATGATAGTCCATTCACATTAAGTGTAAAAGTCATGCGATTCATCAAAATCCACCCATCCAGGTCATCAAACAATACTGTATATCAAGTGTCATCAACTttcagcaaaataaataaaaaaaaaaccttaaacaaGTGCAATTACAAAGCTGCTTTCCAGAAAAAGAATTGGTAACAGTGGTCAGAGGTCAGTGGTTTCTACTCCAGTTAAGGCTCTCTCTGTATCTTTTTTAACACGTCTGAGAACATAGAGGGTTTGTCGACAACCAACACTGCTATGGCACTTAAATTCCTCTTTCGTGAATCATGTCAGGGCTGGCTGTTAGAGTGAACTTTATGGCTGCTGCAGCATGAGCCTCTTTGACTCCGCTTTAGTCAGATATATGCGCTCCCGTTATTCTCAAAGTGTCAGAGAGCGGATTAggaatggggaaaaaaaccaCATGTAAAGAAAAAGTGAGACAACAGTAGTTCAacagaaatcaataaaaaataacattgatTGATctttacagacacacaacacacaaaaaatgtcccTATTAGTATTAGCACTTTTCCCGATCATTTACAGCCATCAGGTTGTGAAGAAATGCTGGTTGTGAAGGAAAAATAAACTTAACAAACTTCTAAAGATTGTACCATTTGAtaagtcttttttctttcaacaaaagcatgaacaaagaagaaaatattttaacatgcCTCCACTTTCAGTAAAATTACAGTACATTCAGTAGACAtggagctttttaaaaatatatttatatacacttATTCGTTTTTTGTACCACCGATGCAAATACTCCTTATCTAACACACTCATGACGGTTGTATTGTATTCTCATAATTTCCGAGAGGGACACATAGGCATAGGAGTGATCAGAGGTCCGTCAGTCACTGTCAGTCTCATCCTGGTATTTGGCGGTTGCTTTAATAGCACGTCCGTTTTGTAAAGGCATTTCTTCATAATCGCTCCTGTACATGGACCAAGAAACATCCCAGGGTTTATTTTATGTGTACACAGCTGCCAAACTGTGAGGAGTAATAAGGACTCACAAAAAAACCACTTACCCGTATATTACTTCATCATCTGAGTCGTTTAGCATGGAGAAAGCAGGATTATCCTTCAACTGGGAGTctgggaaattaaaaaaaaagcaggtgcATTGATATATCTACTGCAGAAAAGAGGACAGACTTTTAATTCCTTAGTtaacaaatgacaaaacatAATGACTCACCATAAAGAGCATTTTTGGAAGGGGAATACACAAATGCCAATGTGTACAAGTAGAAGTTGAGTAGGCCGTAGAAGGATAAAAATTCAGCTGGTATGAATGCAGTTAAGGAATAATTGCTCACTAGCTAAGACATGTCAATTCCATTTATACAACCTGATATGACAGATCACATATTTacctcggggggggggggtttacaaTGTGTGCAGGAAAAGAATGGAAGAAaccacagaaagagaaaaagagagtggagGGTGAGGATATGAAGACACTGTTGAGTGTAGTTAAACATCATATTACGTGGTGTATCTAAAGTGAAACTGTGgttaaaataaactgtttttaaaggatATAGTTCTGGTAATGAGTAGACAATTCAGCCACAAAATTGTCTTGGAGAGCCTTGGCACCAAACCTTAGGTAGAGGATGACCATgctgtgggagagagagagcaacaagGACAGGATCAGATGACAGTAAACTCAATGGAGAGGCTTCTTTTAGGTTTCTGTGTTCTCCTGAAGCAAACCTTATAACGAGGACCACAA
This genomic interval from Scomber japonicus isolate fScoJap1 chromosome 17, fScoJap1.pri, whole genome shotgun sequence contains the following:
- the dynlt1b gene encoding dynein light chain Tctex-type 1 — its product is MPLQKTTMDDYQAEEETAFVVEEVSKIIKESVEAAIGGNAYQHSRVNQWTTSVVEQCLSQLSKLGKPFKYIVTCVIMQKNGAGLQTASTCFWDNSTDGSCAVRWENKSMYCIVSVFGLSI